Proteins from a single region of Neodiprion virginianus isolate iyNeoVirg1 chromosome 4, iyNeoVirg1.1, whole genome shotgun sequence:
- the LOC124302772 gene encoding protein twist produces MQSQPQQSQFRPQVIYNHQLGGGSGIPHSAGSSASSSPNNYNERFSPPTHLLPGFHSNPQLYQQHQPYIVYEFPDQQQKIQSYEREAFHGQGDYERRHDDQSPGFLSDHSHASRDNEASFYLTPSPQMYSSGEEMTSAPTATTYVGHQPGYKPDPTEYKPELAKYKPDATELKPAVVATGSTNVQQGFFERGRAPVNVSKRKRKLSTENCSESDGDSQSSAGKLKARRKSGATVEEIQNQRVMANHRERQRTQNLNEAFASLRQIIPTMPSDKLSKIQTLKLATRYIDFLYQVLHCSTENREGLEDNGERSPGKIVLGARKITGSLSRNYTAQDKLTTAFNMWRMEGDLNFNL; encoded by the exons ATGCAGTCCCAGCCGCAGCAGAGTCAGTTCAGGCCCCAGGTAATTTACAACCACCAGCTCGGGGGTGGTTCCGGTATACCTCACAGTGCCGGAAGTAGCGCGAGCAGCTCGCCTAACAATTACAACGAGAGATTTTCACCACCGACACACCTGCTTCCGGGTTTTCATTCCAATCCCCAGCTCTATCAGCAGCACCAACCTTACATCGTTTACGAGTTCCCGGATCAACAGCAGAAAATACAGAGCTACGAGAGGGAGGCCTTTCACGGCCAGGGCGATTACGAAAGACGGCACGACGATCAATCCCCTGGATTTTTGTCCGATCACAGCCACGCGAGCAGAGACAACGAAGCCAGCTTTTACCTCACACCATCCCCGCAGATGTACTCCTCGGGTGAGGAAATGACCTCGGCACCGACGGCGACGACCTACGTCGGTCACCAGCCCGGGTACAAACCGGATCCGACGGAGTACAAGCCCGAGCTTGCGAAGTACAAGCCCGATGCGACGGAGTTGAAGCCGGCCGTCGTAGCGACGGGCTCGACGAATGTTCAGCAAGGGTTCTTCGAGAGAGGGAGAGCCCCGGTTAACGTTTCGAAGAGGAAGCGGAAGCTCAGTACCGAAAACTGCAGCGAGTCCGACGGGGACTCCCAATCCTCCGCGGGAAAGCTCAAGGCTCGGAGGAAGAGCGGCGCTACCGTTGAAGAGATACAGAATCAGAGGGTCATGGCCAACCACAGAGAGCGACAGAGGACGCAGAATCTCAACGAGGCTTTCGCATCCCTAAGACAGATCATACCCACTATGCCGAGTGACAAGCTCAGCAAGATACAGACCCTCAAGCTCGCCACGCGGTACATCGACTTTCTCTATCAAGTGCTTCACTGCAGTACCGAAAACCGAGAGGGACTCGAGGACAACG GAGAACGGAGTCCCGGGAAAATTGTACTCGGAGCTAGGAAGATCACCGGCTCTTTGTCGCGAAATTACACCGCGCAGGACAAATTAACAACGGCATTTAACATGTGGAGAATGGAGGGCGATTTGAACTTTAATCTGTAA
- the LOC124302784 gene encoding ubiquitin-conjugating enzyme E2 J2, protein MVIMNRKPNTATARLKQDYLRLKKDPVPYVVAEPVPSNILEWHYVVNGPESTPYEGGFYHGKLVFPREFPFKPPSIYMTTPNGRFKVNTRLCLSISDFHPDTWNPAWSVSTILTGLLSFMIEKSPTLGSIETPDYEKRLLASQSLEYNLKDSTFCELFPDTVSAIKAELEHRKELEKQARHQSTASEVSSLIRDQFQREQSPLHSALTNLIVIVGFAAFAYTVKYVLRSIATE, encoded by the exons atggtaatAATGAATAGAAAGCCAAACACTGCCACTGCTAGATTAAAGCAAGACTATTTGAGACTGAAAAAGGACCCGGTGCCGTACGTCGTAGCTGAACCCGTACCTTCGAATATATTAGAATG GCATTATGTTGTCAACGGTCCGGAAAGTACACCTTACGAGGGTGGATTTTATCACGGAAAGCTCGTGTTTCCACGGGAGTTTCCTTTCAAACCACCTAGCATATACATGACCACGCCAAACGGCAGATTCAAAGTAAACACACGGCTTTGTCTATCCATATCCGATTTTCATCCAGACACTTGGAACCCGGCATGGAGTGTTTCCACCATTCTTACCGGTCTCCTTAGCTTCATG ATTGAAAAGAGCCCGACACTGGGCAGCATAGAGACACCAGACTATGAAAAAAGGCTGTTGGCATCGCAGAGCCTTGAGTACAACCTCAAGGATAGTACATTTTGTGAATTATTCCCAGACACGGTATCG GCTATAAAAGCAGAGTTGGAGCACCGCAAGGAACTGGAAAAGCAAGCGAGACATCAGTCGACAGCATCTGAAGTATCTTCGTTAATTAGAGATCAGTTTCAGAGAGAACAGAGTCCGCTTCATAGTGCCCTCACTAACCTCATTGTTATCGTAGGTTTTGCCGCGTTTGCCTATACTGTGAAGTATGTTTTGAGAAGCATTGCTACCGAGTAA